In the Deltaproteobacteria bacterium genome, ACACGTTCCTTCGCCTGTCCCTGATCGAGGGGTTCACCGTCGATCACCTCCAGCGTCTCCGCGCCTCCGGGGCCGGCGGTTTCCTCCCCGGCATGACACCGCGGGGCGTTTCCCTTCTCGGGAAGGCGAAGGCGGCGCTCGGCTCCTTGGAGGCGGGCCGTCGGGCGGAAGCCGTGCGGGAGGCGTGCGCGCGGATGGGGATCGCGATCCTCCCCTGGGGTGCGAGCGACTACCCCGTCGCGCTCCGGGAGATTCCCGGGGCGCCGCTGCTCCTGTACCGGGCCGGGAAGGCATGGAACGGCGGCGAGGCGGTGGCCGTGGTCGGGAGCCGCGCCCCCACCGGCCCGGGGCGGGAATTTGCCCGCATCCTGTCGG is a window encoding:
- a CDS encoding DNA-protecting protein DprA, with amino-acid sequence MDDSASTASLLDTFLRLSLIEGFTVDHLQRLRASGAGGFLPGMTPRGVSLLGKAKAALGSLEAGRRAEAVREACARMGIAILPWGASDYPVALREIPGAPLLLYRAGKAWNGGEAVAVVGSRAPTGPGREFARILSGELAAARWTVVSGMARGIDAAAHKGALHAGGTTVAVLGCGVDVAYPREHAELRDEILEKGAIFSEYPPGSLPLPHRFPERNRIVSGLSRGV